From Caldisalinibacter kiritimatiensis:
GCATTGAATTCTTTACAGAATCCCATTATATTAACACCATGTGGTCCTAAAGCTGTACCTACTGGTGGTGCTGGTGTGGCTTTCCCAGCTGGTATTTGTAGTTTTACAACAGCTGCTACTTTTTTTGCCATTTCTGTTACACCTCCTTATGAAATTGTGGTTTTGCGGGTTAAACCCCTCCCACTAAAAAACTAATAAATTATCTATAAAAAGCTTATTAGCTTAACTAGCAAGATTATAGTTTTTCTACTTGTTCAAAATCTAATTCTACAAGTGTTTCTCGACCGAACATTGAAACAAACACTTTAACCTTACGCTTTTCTGTATTTATACTTTCAACAGTTCCAATGAAGTTTTCAAATGGTCCAGAAATCACCTTCACAGTATCTTGCTCTTCTAAATCAATATCAGGTAATGCTTCCTGTACACCTAGAGCTTTAACTTCTTCTTCTGTAAGAGGCACCGGCTTAGAACCAGGACCTACAAAACTAGTAACACCTCTAGTATTCCTTACTAAGTACCATGATTCATCATTCATTATCATTTTTACCAATACATATCCAGGAAAC
This genomic window contains:
- the nusG gene encoding transcription termination/antitermination protein NusG, which produces MTDKSNKARWYVIHTYSGHENKVKANIEKLVENRAMQDVIHEVQVPTEEHIENKNGKKKVKERKMFPGYVLVKMIMNDESWYLVRNTRGVTSFVGPGSKPVPLTEEEVKALGVQEALPDIDLEEQDTVKVISGPFENFIGTVESINTEKRKVKVFVSMFGRETLVELDFEQVEKL